One part of the Sarcophilus harrisii chromosome 5, mSarHar1.11, whole genome shotgun sequence genome encodes these proteins:
- the LOC100919790 gene encoding jerky protein homolog-like has protein sequence MAVMKRKRVVLTIQEKLEIIEKLEKGGNTRQLSIMYGIGEQTVRDLKKRKAQLLSYASSSGSATLLARRKSMKQSTYKELDRAMLEWFNQQRAEGTPVSGIICAKQAKAFFNALGMEGDFNASTGWLTRFKQRHGIRELNYQGEKSNGDQSAAADFREDFEEFTESERLHPEQIYNADETWLYWKSLPARTLAFENEHPIPSHKLSRERLTVLCCVNATGSHKLKLCVVGKAEHLHLLREANLLNMPVDCFNHKEAWMDCTIFKEWFDKKFVPQVREHLRSKGLPERAVLLLDYAPSKPSEGLLKSEDGNIFVKYLPPNVAALIQPMDQGVIACMKRHYRTGLLRKHVQEGHDIKSFGNNLTAQDAITQAIRAWNLVKPVTIIRSWRKIISDPDEEGIASASLLEDGQQQSQSDKKSRTAHVEQGQGINYHEVGNQLLAGNGMITRAEEIKVELNESEGEEQELIPEGHISHSAALNYVEILLDYLEQQEDSLMTDKLVLHRLRTTIRKKENESVGQVTVTDFLTNK, from the coding sequence ATGGCAGTGATGAAGCGTAAACGAGTTGTGCTTACGATCCAGGAAAAGCTGGAAATcattgaaaaactggaaaaaggtGGTAACACAAGGCAACTTTCCATCATGTATGGAATTGGTGAACAAACTGTTCGTGACTTAAAAAAACGAAAGGCACAATTGCTTTCTTATGCAAGTAGCTCGGGCTCTGCAACACTTCTGGCTAGACGTAAGTCCATGAAGCAGTCTACTTACAAGGAGCTGGATAGGGCGATGTTAGAATGGTTTAATCAGCAGAGAGCTGAAGGGACTCCAGTGTCTGGGATAATTTGTGCAAAACAAGCAAAGGCTTTTTTTAATGCATTAGGAATGGAAGGGGACTTTAATGCCTCTACTGGTTGGCTTACTAGGTTTAAACAGAGACATGGGATTAGAGAGCTAAATTACCAAGGTGAGAAATCAAATGGTGATCAGTCAGCTGCTGCTGATTTTCGTGAAGATTTTGAAGAATTTACAGAAAGTGAAAGATTGCATCCAGAGCAGATATACAATGCTGATGAAACTTGGCTTTACTGGAAATCATTACCAGCAAGGACGCTGGCTTTTGAGAATGAACATCCTATTCCAAGCCATAAACTCAGTAGAGAGAGACTAACTGTGTTGTGTTGTGTAAATGCAACTGGTTCTCACAAACTGAAATTGTGTGTTGTTGGGAAAGCGGAGCATCTGCATTTGCTTCGAGAAGCCAATCTATTAAATATGCCAGTTGATTGTTTTAACCACAAAGAAGCCTGGATGGACTGCACAATTTTCAAAGAATGGTTTGATAAGAAATTTGTTCCCCAGGTCCGGGAGCACTTACGCTCCAAAGGCCTTCCCGAAAGAGCTGTCCTGCTTTTAGATTATGCACCCTCTAAACCTAGTGAAGGTCTTCTAAAGTCTGAGGATGGCAacatttttgtgaaatatttgcCACCAAATGTGGCTGCTCTCATTCAGCCTATGGACCAGGGAGTGATAGCATGTATGAAACGACACTACAGGACGGGATTATTAAGAAAACATGTGCAAGAGGGGCATGATATAAAATCCTTTGGGAATAACCTTACAGCTCAGGATGCTATCACTCAAGCAATCAGAGCATGGAACTTAGTGAAGCCAGTTACAATTATACGATCATGGCGCAAAATCATTTCTGACCCAGATGAAGAAGGGATTGCATCAGCCAGCTTATTAGAGGATGGGCAGCAGCAGTCCCAAAGTGACAAAAAGAGCCGTACTGCCCACGTGGAACAGGGGCAAGGGATCAATTACCATGAAGTAGGCAATCAGTTATTGGCTGGCAATGGGATGATAACAAGagctgaagaaatcaaagttgaaCTGAATGAAAGTGAAGGAGAGGAGCAAGAACTAATTCCAGAGGGCCATATTAGTCACAGTGCTGCGTTAAACTACGTGGAGATCCTTCTCGACTATTTGGAGCAGCAAGAGGATTCACTGATGACTGACAAACTAGTCCTCCACCGACTACGCACaacaataaggaaaaaggaaaatgagtcagTGGGACAAGTAACAGTTACTGATTTTTTGACCAATAAATAA